One Helianthus annuus cultivar XRQ/B chromosome 12, HanXRQr2.0-SUNRISE, whole genome shotgun sequence genomic region harbors:
- the LOC110896180 gene encoding RNA polymerase II degradation factor 1 isoform X1: protein MPERDVGNENIGYDPAIDYEMQLAASASRDKTSKQDKKGSKSSAEKHQLSKPNQGMVRKVRPSKVNNNNNNNKSTLEEEARADKLRSYKAELQKMKKEQQDAEQKRLEALKMERQKRIYARTTNSSKKQLPSPSSSTSKLSPISHMRGSTKFTDSEPGSSSPLQRSKIRPPINNSKKPSTNSGAGNRMTRSLSDTKKELTSVSKASSSMTCIRRLSEPRKINNTTSTPHTKTKSAESVSKPKPKPSNGSTETKKISEPSKVKVKVKPSVEETTSEVAKLNLNNRLSDAANDNSSPVVIDKTVVMLEEHNNQ from the exons ATGCCTGAACGAGATGTTGGAAATGAAAATATTGGGTACGATCCTGCTATAGACTATGAAATGCAGTTAGCGGCTTCGGCTTCACGTGATAAAACGAGCAAGCAAGATAAGAAAGGATCAAAAAGTAGTGCAGAAAAGCACCAACTCTCGAAACCGAACCAGGGTATGGTAAGAAAGGTAAGACCATCGAAggtgaataataataataataataataaaagtaccCTAGAGGAGGAGGCACGTGCTGACAAACTAAGATCCTATAAAGCTGAGCTCCAGAAAATGAAGAAAGAA cagcaAGATGCCGAACAAAAAAGACTTGAAGCATTAAAGATGGAGAGGCAAAAGAGAATTTATGCCAGGACCACGAATTCCAGCAAAAAACAGTTACCATCACCGTCATCATCAACATCTAAACTTTCACCGATCTCCCACATGCGTGGGTCCACCAAATTCACGGATTCCGAGCCCGGCTCATCATCACCTCTCCAAAGGTCGAAAATAAGACCTCCCATCAACAATTCAAAAAAACCTTCGACAAATTCAGGCGCAGGGAATAGGATGACTAGATCCTTGTCGGATACAAAGAAAGAATTGACTTCTGTTAGTAAGGCTTCTTCGTCTATGACTTGCATTAGAAGGCTATCCGAGCCTAGAAAGATCAACAACACCACTAGCACTCCTCATACTAAGACAAAGAGTGCAGAGTCTGTTTCGAAACCGAAACCAAAACCGTCCAACGGGTCAACTGAGACCAAAAAGATTTCTGAACCAAGCAAGGTGAAGGTGAAGGTGAAGCCCTCTGTAGAAGAAACTACTTCTGAAGTTGCTAAACTGAATTTAAACAACAGATTGAGTGATGCTGCTAACGACAACAGCAGCCCTGTTGTTATTGACAAGACTGTTGTTATGCTTGAAGAACATAATAATCAATAA